The Chaetodon trifascialis isolate fChaTrf1 chromosome 17, fChaTrf1.hap1, whole genome shotgun sequence genome has a segment encoding these proteins:
- the LOC139345742 gene encoding E3 ubiquitin-protein ligase RING2-A-like isoform X1 → MAAPVNIQTPSKTWELSLYELHRSPQEAIMDGTEVAVSPRSLHSELMCPICLDMLKNTMTTKECLHRFCSDCIVTALRSGNKECPTCRKKLVSRRSLRRDSNFDALISKIYPSRDEYEAHQRRVLERLNRLHNKEALSSSIEEGLRQQARYRSERNHRVKKPTQESDNTTFSGGEDNGDARSHLSHDSAPSHTPHPPGRTPSEAGPSRKRPRASDDGSGGEADSGSPTPPLRRHKEGPSSEIELVFRPHPQLVHGQDYNQTRYVKTTANATVDHLSKYLALRIALEDGRSGGQAEAGAGEREGAAGGGGEGSTLSNISEKQYTIYIMTRGGQFSTLNGSLTLELVNEKYWKVRKPLELYYAPTKDQQQPQPPPAAAAAQQPQQRSPPPPPPLPPPPPPQREA, encoded by the exons ATGGCAGCTCCAGTAAACATCCAGACTCCCAGTAAGACCTGGGAGCTGAGTCTGTACGAGCTTCACAGGAGCCCCCAg gaggcgATCATGGATGGGACGGAGGTGGCGGTGTCTCCTCGCTCTCTGCACAGCGAGCTCATGTGTCCCATCTGTCTGGACATGCTGAAGAACACCATGACGACCAAAGAGTGTCTGCATCGCTTCTGCTCCGACTGCATCGTCACGGCGCTGCGATCCGG GAACAAAGAGTGTCCGACCTGCAGGAAGAAGCTGGTCTCCAGGCGTTCGCTGCGGCGAGACTCAAACTTCGATGCGCTGATCTCCAAGATCTACCCGAGCCGGGACGAGTACGAGGCCCACCAGCGCCGCGTCCTGGAGCGACTCAACAGGCTGCACAACAAGGAGGCGCTGAGCTCCAGCATCGAGGAGGGGCTCCGGCAGCAGGCCCGCTACAGGTCCGAGAG GAACCACCGGGTGAAGAAGCCGACTCAGGAGAGCGACAACACCACCTTCAGCGGCGGCGAGGACAACGGCGACGCCCGCTCGCACCTGTCTCACGACTCCGCCCCCTCacacaccccccaccccccaggtCGGACCCCCTCGGAGGCGGGGCCCAGCCGCAAGCGGCCGCGGGCGTCGGATGACGGCTCGGGGGGCGAGGCAGACAGCGGCAGCCCCACCCCTCCGCTGAGACGCCACAAAGAGGGGCCGAGCTCCGAGATCGAGCTGGTGTTCAGACCCCACCCGCAGCTGGTCCACGGCCAGGACTACAACCAGACCAG ATACGTGAAGACCACCGCCAACGCCACCGTGGACCACCTGTCCAAATACCTCGCCCTGCGCATCGCTCTGGAGGACGGACGGAGCGGCGGACAGGCGGAGGCGGGAGCAGGAGAACGTGAGGGAGCGGCGGGAGGCGGAGGAGAAGGATCGACTCTGAGCAACATCAGCGAGAAGCAGTACACCATCTACATCATGACGAGGGGGGGGCAGTTCTCT aCGCTGAACGGCTCTCTGACTCTGGAGCTGGTCAACGAGAAGTACTGGAAGGTCCGGAAGCCTCTGGAGCTTTACTACGCCCCCACCAAGGACCAGCAACAACCACAGCcccccccagcagcagcagcagcacagcagccccAGCAGAGgtctccaccccctcctcctcctcttcctccacctcctcctcctcagagggaGGCATGA
- the LOC139345742 gene encoding E3 ubiquitin-protein ligase RING2-A-like isoform X2 codes for MAAPVNIQTPSKTWELSLYELHRSPQEAIMDGTEVAVSPRSLHSELMCPICLDMLKNTMTTKECLHRFCSDCIVTALRSGNKECPTCRKKLVSRRSLRRDSNFDALISKIYPSRDEYEAHQRRVLERLNRLHNKEALSSSIEEGLRQQARYRNHRVKKPTQESDNTTFSGGEDNGDARSHLSHDSAPSHTPHPPGRTPSEAGPSRKRPRASDDGSGGEADSGSPTPPLRRHKEGPSSEIELVFRPHPQLVHGQDYNQTRYVKTTANATVDHLSKYLALRIALEDGRSGGQAEAGAGEREGAAGGGGEGSTLSNISEKQYTIYIMTRGGQFSTLNGSLTLELVNEKYWKVRKPLELYYAPTKDQQQPQPPPAAAAAQQPQQRSPPPPPPLPPPPPPQREA; via the exons ATGGCAGCTCCAGTAAACATCCAGACTCCCAGTAAGACCTGGGAGCTGAGTCTGTACGAGCTTCACAGGAGCCCCCAg gaggcgATCATGGATGGGACGGAGGTGGCGGTGTCTCCTCGCTCTCTGCACAGCGAGCTCATGTGTCCCATCTGTCTGGACATGCTGAAGAACACCATGACGACCAAAGAGTGTCTGCATCGCTTCTGCTCCGACTGCATCGTCACGGCGCTGCGATCCGG GAACAAAGAGTGTCCGACCTGCAGGAAGAAGCTGGTCTCCAGGCGTTCGCTGCGGCGAGACTCAAACTTCGATGCGCTGATCTCCAAGATCTACCCGAGCCGGGACGAGTACGAGGCCCACCAGCGCCGCGTCCTGGAGCGACTCAACAGGCTGCACAACAAGGAGGCGCTGAGCTCCAGCATCGAGGAGGGGCTCCGGCAGCAGGCCCGCTACAG GAACCACCGGGTGAAGAAGCCGACTCAGGAGAGCGACAACACCACCTTCAGCGGCGGCGAGGACAACGGCGACGCCCGCTCGCACCTGTCTCACGACTCCGCCCCCTCacacaccccccaccccccaggtCGGACCCCCTCGGAGGCGGGGCCCAGCCGCAAGCGGCCGCGGGCGTCGGATGACGGCTCGGGGGGCGAGGCAGACAGCGGCAGCCCCACCCCTCCGCTGAGACGCCACAAAGAGGGGCCGAGCTCCGAGATCGAGCTGGTGTTCAGACCCCACCCGCAGCTGGTCCACGGCCAGGACTACAACCAGACCAG ATACGTGAAGACCACCGCCAACGCCACCGTGGACCACCTGTCCAAATACCTCGCCCTGCGCATCGCTCTGGAGGACGGACGGAGCGGCGGACAGGCGGAGGCGGGAGCAGGAGAACGTGAGGGAGCGGCGGGAGGCGGAGGAGAAGGATCGACTCTGAGCAACATCAGCGAGAAGCAGTACACCATCTACATCATGACGAGGGGGGGGCAGTTCTCT aCGCTGAACGGCTCTCTGACTCTGGAGCTGGTCAACGAGAAGTACTGGAAGGTCCGGAAGCCTCTGGAGCTTTACTACGCCCCCACCAAGGACCAGCAACAACCACAGCcccccccagcagcagcagcagcacagcagccccAGCAGAGgtctccaccccctcctcctcctcttcctccacctcctcctcctcagagggaGGCATGA